One part of the uncultured Bacteroides sp. genome encodes these proteins:
- a CDS encoding gliding motility lipoprotein GldH has translation MITLNQKKNKLILLLSIILLTACDSDTMYHSFLHVSKEGWKKSDTLTFKAPITDSLATYRISVEVRNRIDYPYRNLCLFISHNTQDSTVFVTDTIQYSLADESGKWLGTGIGNLYQSACSNYTFIAPRRSGNLIFKLSHGMKDNVLIGINDVGIEIKRKK, from the coding sequence ATGATAACCCTCAATCAGAAAAAGAATAAATTAATATTGCTGTTATCAATTATCCTGCTGACAGCGTGTGATTCCGATACAATGTATCACTCTTTTCTTCATGTTTCTAAAGAAGGATGGAAAAAGAGTGATACACTCACTTTTAAGGCACCAATAACTGATTCACTTGCAACATATCGTATATCTGTAGAAGTGCGCAATAGAATAGATTACCCCTATCGTAATTTATGCCTGTTTATATCACATAATACACAAGACAGTACTGTTTTTGTGACAGATACTATTCAATATTCACTCGCCGACGAATCAGGTAAATGGCTAGGCACAGGAATTGGCAACCTTTACCAATCGGCATGTAGTAATTATACATTTATTGCTCCAAGACGTTCTGGTAATCTTATATTCAAGTTAAGTCACGGAATGAAGGACAATGTTCTAATTGGAATTAACGATGTTGGTATAGAGATAAAACGGAAGAAATAA
- the rodA gene encoding rod shape-determining protein RodA — protein sequence MEPRHVSLWKSVDWTTIIIYLILITCGWFSVCGASYNYGDTDFLSFGTRGGKQLMWILCSFGLGFVLLMIEERIYDMFSYVLYIGMLFLLFVTIFVARDVKGSHSWLSLGPVSLQPAEFAKSATALVLAKYMSSFSFNMRKFKSVSLLALLIFLPLGLIILQRETGSALVYLSFFLMLYREGMPGAILFSGVCAVIYFIVGIRFGDIMIGQSPTPIGQFSVLLMIIIFVAGMVWVYMKQWTPIRNIIIVCVPVLLLAFLFSRFVVPFNLVWILLPMCIILAGYMFFLSLTGMNKGYMLIALFAVASVGFLYSSNYVFDNVLEPHQQIRIKVVLGMEEDLTGAGYNVNQSKIAIGSGGIYGKGFLNGTQTKLKYVPEQDTDFIFCTVGEEQGFIGSSFVLLLFLILIIRLIVLSERQYSPFGRVYGYSVVSIFLFHLFINIGMVLGLTPVIGIPLPFFSYGGSSLWGFTILLFIFLRIDAGRSEKH from the coding sequence ATGGAGCCCAGACACGTTAGCTTATGGAAGTCTGTTGATTGGACAACTATAATAATATATTTGATACTGATTACTTGTGGTTGGTTCAGTGTATGTGGAGCCAGTTATAACTATGGTGATACTGACTTCCTGAGTTTTGGTACAAGAGGCGGAAAGCAACTAATGTGGATATTGTGCTCTTTCGGTTTAGGATTTGTACTGTTAATGATAGAAGAAAGAATATACGATATGTTCTCCTATGTTCTTTATATAGGAATGCTGTTCTTGCTTTTTGTTACTATATTTGTAGCCAGAGATGTAAAAGGTTCTCATTCCTGGTTAAGCCTCGGTCCAGTTAGTCTTCAGCCGGCAGAGTTTGCCAAATCTGCTACAGCACTTGTTTTAGCGAAATATATGAGCTCTTTTTCATTTAATATGAGGAAGTTTAAGAGTGTCTCATTATTAGCCCTGCTAATTTTTCTACCTTTAGGACTGATTATTTTGCAGAGAGAGACAGGATCGGCTCTTGTATATTTATCTTTTTTCCTGATGCTTTATCGAGAAGGAATGCCTGGTGCCATTTTGTTCTCCGGGGTATGTGCCGTAATTTACTTTATTGTAGGTATACGTTTTGGAGATATAATGATAGGGCAAAGTCCAACTCCAATCGGCCAGTTCTCTGTATTATTGATGATTATAATATTTGTTGCAGGAATGGTTTGGGTCTATATGAAGCAATGGACACCTATTCGTAATATTATTATTGTCTGTGTGCCCGTATTGTTGCTAGCCTTTCTTTTCTCTAGATTTGTAGTTCCGTTTAATCTTGTTTGGATTTTACTTCCTATGTGTATAATCCTTGCCGGATATATGTTTTTCCTTTCATTAACGGGGATGAATAAAGGTTATATGTTAATTGCTTTGTTTGCTGTTGCTTCTGTAGGATTTCTTTATTCAAGTAACTATGTATTCGATAATGTACTAGAACCACACCAGCAAATTCGTATTAAAGTTGTTTTGGGAATGGAAGAAGACCTTACCGGAGCAGGATATAATGTGAATCAATCGAAAATTGCAATTGGATCAGGTGGGATATATGGCAAAGGTTTTCTTAATGGAACGCAGACTAAGCTTAAGTATGTGCCAGAACAAGATACAGACTTTATTTTTTGTACAGTAGGTGAGGAACAAGGATTTATAGGCTCTTCTTTTGTTTTATTACTGTTCCTAATTCTTATTATCCGACTTATAGTACTTTCTGAACGACAATACTCACCTTTTGGTCGAGTCTACGGCTACTCTGTGGTCAGTATATTTCTTTTTCACCTATTTATAAATATAGGGATGGTGTTAGGGCTTACCCCTGTTATTGGTATTCCTCTTCCTTTCTTTAGTTATGGAGGATCTTCATTATGGGGCTTTACAATTCTTTTATTTATTTTTTTAAGGATTGATGCCGGAAGGTCTGAAAAACACTAA
- a CDS encoding penicillin-binding transpeptidase domain-containing protein: MARDYNLEKRRYVIVGIAISVVLIYITRLFVLQIMSDDYKKNADSNAFLNKIQYPSRGIIYDRNNKLLVYNQPAYDVTVVMKEIENLDTLDLCQTLNITKEYFIKRMTDIKDRSKNPGYSRFTNQLFMVQLSAEESSVLQEKLFKFRGFYVQQRSIRQYSYNSAAHILGDLGEASMANIEDDDYYERGDYIGKQGVEKFYEKQLRGHKGVEILLRDAHGRIQGKYLNGKLDKRPIPGKNLRLSIDIELQKFGEKLMGSKIGAIVAIEPETGEILCLVSTPTFNPADMVGRQRGKMHMELERDPRKPLFNRALMASYPPGSTFKPAQSLIFLQEKIITPSTSFPCYHGFVVPGLRVGCHSHPSPLSLVPALATSCNSYFCWGLYKMIDNKKYLNSDSALTVWKDHMVSMGFGYKLGIDLPGEKRGLIPNAKFYDKIYGKGRWGGLRIIHTAIGQGEVLLTPLQIANLGATIANRGHFRTPHVVRSIIGGRLDSTYLYPKYTTIDPKYYSYIIKGMRGAVEHGTCTRANYMPEMEVCGKTGTAQNRGKDHSVFMGFAPMSKPKISICVYVENGGWGATYAVPIGALMMEHYLKGKIAPEREKLVESLSNAVISYGAQTR, translated from the coding sequence GTGGCTAGGGATTATAATTTAGAAAAAAGAAGATATGTAATAGTAGGTATTGCCATTTCGGTTGTGCTTATCTATATTACACGCCTTTTTGTTCTTCAGATTATGTCTGATGATTACAAAAAAAATGCAGATAGTAATGCCTTTCTTAATAAGATTCAATATCCTTCAAGAGGTATAATTTACGATCGTAATAATAAACTGCTTGTTTATAATCAACCTGCATATGATGTAACAGTTGTGATGAAGGAGATTGAGAATCTCGATACTCTTGATTTATGTCAGACTTTAAATATTACGAAAGAATATTTTATAAAGCGAATGACTGATATAAAAGACAGATCTAAAAACCCTGGCTATTCTCGTTTCACAAATCAGTTGTTTATGGTACAACTTTCGGCAGAAGAAAGTAGTGTCTTGCAAGAAAAGTTATTTAAATTTCGAGGATTTTATGTTCAGCAACGTTCTATTCGCCAATATTCATATAATTCAGCAGCACATATATTAGGTGATTTAGGTGAGGCATCAATGGCAAATATAGAAGATGACGATTACTATGAACGTGGAGACTATATAGGAAAACAGGGCGTTGAGAAGTTTTATGAAAAGCAACTGCGTGGACATAAGGGAGTTGAAATACTGCTAAGAGATGCTCATGGACGAATTCAAGGTAAATATTTGAACGGTAAACTAGATAAAAGACCTATACCAGGTAAGAACCTGAGACTTTCCATTGACATTGAACTACAGAAGTTTGGTGAAAAGCTTATGGGCTCTAAGATTGGAGCTATAGTAGCTATTGAACCGGAAACTGGGGAAATTCTTTGTCTGGTTTCTACTCCAACATTTAATCCGGCAGATATGGTTGGACGTCAGCGAGGAAAAATGCATATGGAGTTGGAACGAGATCCGAGAAAACCTCTATTCAATAGAGCTTTAATGGCTTCTTATCCTCCAGGATCTACTTTTAAACCAGCTCAATCATTAATATTTCTTCAGGAAAAGATCATTACTCCTTCTACTTCCTTTCCATGCTACCATGGATTTGTAGTACCAGGACTAAGAGTCGGATGTCATTCTCATCCCTCGCCGCTGTCTTTGGTTCCTGCATTGGCCACTTCTTGTAACTCCTATTTCTGTTGGGGATTATATAAGATGATTGATAATAAGAAATATCTGAATTCTGATTCGGCTTTGACTGTATGGAAAGATCATATGGTGTCAATGGGATTTGGATACAAATTGGGTATTGACCTTCCCGGAGAGAAGAGAGGTTTAATTCCTAATGCTAAGTTCTATGATAAAATATATGGCAAAGGGCGTTGGGGAGGTTTACGTATTATCCATACAGCAATTGGACAGGGTGAAGTATTACTCACACCTCTTCAAATAGCTAATCTGGGAGCTACTATTGCTAATAGAGGACATTTCAGAACTCCTCATGTTGTGAGGAGTATTATTGGAGGAAGGTTAGATAGTACTTATCTATACCCCAAATATACAACAATTGATCCCAAATATTACTCTTATATAATTAAGGGTATGCGTGGAGCAGTTGAACATGGAACTTGTACCAGAGCAAACTATATGCCTGAAATGGAAGTTTGCGGTAAAACAGGAACAGCTCAGAATAGAGGAAAAGACCACTCTGTTTTTATGGGATTTGCGCCTATGAGCAAACCCAAGATCTCCATTTGTGTTTATGTTGAGAATGGTGGTTGGGGAGCAACGTATGCAGTTCCTATTGGTGCATTGATGATGGAGCATTATCTCAAAGGAAAAATTGCTCCAGAGAGAGAAAAGCTAGTTGAAAGTTTAAGTAATGCTGTAATATCCTATGGAGCCCAGACACGTTAG
- the mreD gene encoding rod shape-determining protein MreD: protein MIITYLRRIKWFIALVLIQVLVLNNVHIAGFATPYIYIYLILKMSSGTSRSEMMLWGFFLGLTIDIFSDTPGMNAAATTFIAFIRPLFLRLFSMRDSTDEYVPAIKAIGISSFVKYVILCVLLHHAALLMIESFSLFDLSTLLIKIGTSTVVTVLCIMGIEGLRK, encoded by the coding sequence ATGATAATAACATATTTAAGACGGATAAAGTGGTTTATAGCACTTGTTTTAATTCAGGTATTGGTGCTTAATAATGTGCATATTGCAGGTTTTGCTACTCCATATATTTATATATATCTGATATTAAAGATGTCTTCTGGAACTTCCAGAAGTGAGATGATGTTATGGGGATTCTTTCTAGGGTTAACGATTGATATATTTTCTGATACCCCGGGAATGAATGCTGCAGCTACAACTTTTATAGCTTTTATTCGTCCGCTTTTCTTGCGTCTTTTCTCTATGCGGGATAGTACAGATGAATATGTTCCTGCAATAAAAGCTATTGGTATCTCTTCTTTTGTAAAGTATGTAATATTATGTGTTTTGCTTCATCATGCTGCATTATTGATGATTGAATCTTTCTCTTTATTCGATCTGAGCACTTTGCTGATAAAAATAGGAACTAGTACAGTAGTTACTGTATTATGTATAATGGGTATTGAAGGATTAAGAAAATAA
- the mreC gene encoding rod shape-determining protein MreC translates to MRNLLNFLIKYNYWFLFFLLEIISFTLLFRFNHYQKSSFFTSSNAVAGEIYKIKGDVTSYFYLKEANEDLLDRNMLLEQQLANLRKELQGRGVDSLDVDGMNNLVAKNSHLIKANVINSSLIKADNYITLDKGSNDGVHSEMGVIDRNGVVGIVYMTTPKYSVVISMLNTKCRIGCKILGSGYFGTIKWEGRDSRYAYLDDLPRHAKFGLGDTIVTSGYSDVFPAGIMVGTVDHIGNSKDGLSYQLKVRLATDFGKLNSVRVLPKTTQMEQKLLEESANKQGQ, encoded by the coding sequence ATGCGGAACCTACTAAACTTCCTTATTAAATATAACTACTGGTTTCTTTTCTTTCTGCTAGAGATTATCAGTTTTACTTTATTGTTTCGCTTTAATCACTATCAGAAAAGCTCTTTCTTTACATCCAGTAACGCTGTTGCTGGTGAAATATACAAGATAAAAGGAGATGTAACTTCATATTTTTATCTTAAAGAAGCAAATGAAGATTTGCTGGATCGTAACATGCTGCTTGAACAACAACTAGCTAATTTAAGGAAAGAATTACAAGGACGTGGTGTGGATTCTTTGGACGTTGATGGAATGAACAACTTGGTAGCCAAGAATTCTCATTTAATAAAAGCTAATGTTATTAATAGCTCATTAATTAAAGCCGATAACTATATAACTTTGGATAAGGGATCTAATGATGGCGTTCATAGTGAAATGGGAGTTATTGACAGAAATGGAGTAGTTGGAATTGTGTATATGACAACGCCTAAATATTCTGTTGTTATATCTATGTTGAATACAAAATGCAGAATTGGTTGCAAGATATTAGGCAGTGGCTATTTTGGTACAATAAAGTGGGAGGGAAGAGATTCTCGTTATGCGTATTTAGATGATCTACCCAGACATGCAAAATTTGGTCTCGGTGATACAATTGTGACAAGTGGTTACTCGGATGTTTTTCCGGCAGGAATTATGGTTGGAACTGTTGACCATATAGGTAATTCAAAAGATGGACTTTCTTATCAGCTGAAAGTTCGTTTAGCTACAGATTTTGGCAAACTTAATAGTGTGAGAGTTTTGCCTAAAACAACACAAATGGAACAAAAACTTCTTGAAGAATCGGCAAACAAGCAGGGACAATGA
- a CDS encoding rod shape-determining protein — MGLFSFTQEIAMDLGTANTIIISNGKIVVDEPSVVALDRRTDKMIAVGEKARQMHGKTHENIRTIRPLRDGVIADFYACEQMMRGMIKMMNTHKRLFSPSLRMVICVPSGSTEVELRAVRDSAEHAGGRDVYLIFEPMAAAIGIGIDVEAPEGNMIVDIGGGSTEIAVISLGGIVSNKSIRIAGDDLTSDIQEYMGRQHNLKVGERTAEQIKIHVGAALTELEDAPEDYIVHGPNRMTALPMEVPVCYQEVAHCLEKSIAKMETAILSALEQTPPELYADIVHNGIYLAGGGALLRGLDKRLTDKINIPFHIAEDPLHAVAKGTGVALKNVDKFSFLMR; from the coding sequence ATGGGATTATTTTCTTTCACTCAAGAAATAGCGATGGACTTGGGTACTGCCAATACCATCATCATCAGTAACGGTAAAATTGTAGTTGATGAGCCATCTGTAGTTGCTTTAGACAGACGTACAGATAAAATGATCGCTGTAGGTGAAAAGGCACGACAGATGCATGGTAAAACACATGAAAATATCAGAACTATCCGTCCTCTTCGTGACGGTGTGATTGCTGACTTCTATGCATGTGAACAAATGATGAGAGGTATGATTAAGATGATGAATACACATAAAAGACTTTTCTCTCCTTCATTGAGAATGGTTATTTGTGTTCCATCCGGAAGTACCGAAGTTGAATTGCGTGCAGTTCGTGACTCTGCAGAACATGCAGGAGGTCGCGATGTTTATTTGATTTTTGAACCAATGGCTGCGGCTATAGGTATTGGCATAGATGTTGAAGCTCCGGAAGGAAATATGATTGTTGATATAGGTGGAGGTTCTACTGAAATTGCAGTTATTTCATTAGGTGGCATTGTCTCTAACAAGTCCATTCGTATTGCCGGCGATGATCTTACATCGGATATCCAGGAATATATGGGCCGTCAGCACAATCTGAAGGTTGGTGAACGCACTGCCGAACAAATAAAGATTCATGTAGGAGCTGCATTGACAGAACTTGAAGATGCTCCAGAAGATTATATTGTTCACGGGCCTAACAGAATGACTGCTCTTCCTATGGAAGTACCTGTGTGCTACCAGGAAGTAGCTCATTGTTTGGAAAAATCCATTGCTAAAATGGAAACAGCTATACTTAGTGCTTTGGAACAAACGCCGCCTGAACTATATGCTGATATTGTTCACAACGGTATCTATTTAGCAGGTGGTGGTGCTCTGTTGAGAGGACTGGATAAACGTTTAACAGATAAAATTAATATACCTTTCCATATAGCTGAAGATCCTCTTCATGCTGTAGCAAAAGGAACAGGAGTAGCATTGAAGAATGTAGATAAATTCTCATTCTTGATGCGATAA
- the purH gene encoding bifunctional phosphoribosylaminoimidazolecarboxamide formyltransferase/IMP cyclohydrolase yields MSETKKIKTALVSVYHKEGLDDLITKLHEEGVEFLSTGGTRQFIESLGFPCKAVEDLTTYPSILGGRVKTLHPKVFGGILCRREVEQDLQQIEKYEIPEIDLVIVDLYPFEATVASGAGEAAIVEKVDIGGISLIRAAAKNYKDVVIVASQSQYKPLADMLMEHGATSTIEERRWFAKEAFAVSSHYDSAIFNYFDGEDCSGFRCSVNEQKPLRYGENPHQKGVFFGDLDAVFDQIHGKEISYNNLLDINAAVDLIDEFDEITFAVLKHNNACGLASRPTVVEAWKDALAGDPVSAFGGVLITNSVIDKAAAEEITKIFFEVIIAPDYDVDALEILTQKKNRIILVRKEAKFSKKQFRSLLNGVLVQDRDLNIETSSDLKTVTVKTPTEQEIEDMLFANKIVKNSKSNSIVLAKGKQLCASGVGQTSRVDALKQAIEKADAFGFDLQGAVMASDAFFPFPDCVEIAHKAGVTSVIQPGGSVRDQESFDYCNENGVAMVTTGIRHFKH; encoded by the coding sequence ATGTCTGAAACAAAAAAAATTAAAACCGCTCTCGTGTCGGTTTACCATAAGGAAGGATTGGATGATTTAATCACCAAACTCCATGAGGAAGGAGTAGAATTCCTGTCTACAGGAGGTACACGTCAGTTTATTGAATCTCTAGGTTTCCCTTGTAAGGCTGTAGAAGACCTTACTACTTACCCATCAATTTTAGGCGGCAGAGTGAAGACTCTCCATCCAAAGGTATTTGGTGGTATTTTATGCCGTAGAGAGGTAGAACAAGATCTTCAACAAATAGAAAAATACGAAATTCCAGAAATAGATTTAGTCATTGTTGACTTATATCCATTCGAAGCAACTGTTGCTTCAGGAGCTGGTGAAGCTGCTATCGTTGAAAAAGTTGATATAGGTGGTATTTCATTAATTCGTGCAGCCGCTAAGAATTATAAAGATGTTGTTATTGTAGCTTCTCAATCTCAATACAAACCATTGGCAGATATGTTGATGGAACATGGAGCAACCAGCACAATAGAAGAGCGTCGTTGGTTTGCTAAAGAAGCTTTTGCTGTTTCTTCGCACTACGATTCTGCTATCTTTAACTATTTTGATGGAGAAGATTGTTCTGGATTCCGTTGTTCAGTGAATGAGCAGAAGCCACTTAGATATGGCGAAAATCCTCATCAGAAAGGTGTTTTCTTTGGTGATTTGGATGCAGTTTTTGATCAGATTCACGGAAAAGAAATTTCATATAATAATTTGCTTGATATAAATGCAGCAGTTGATTTGATTGATGAATTCGATGAAATAACTTTTGCTGTGTTGAAACATAATAATGCATGCGGACTAGCTTCTCGTCCTACTGTGGTTGAGGCTTGGAAAGATGCTTTGGCTGGTGATCCGGTTTCAGCTTTCGGAGGTGTTCTAATCACAAATTCTGTAATAGACAAAGCTGCCGCAGAAGAAATAACTAAGATTTTCTTTGAGGTTATTATAGCTCCGGATTATGATGTTGATGCTCTGGAAATATTAACACAAAAGAAAAATCGTATTATATTGGTTCGTAAGGAAGCTAAATTTTCAAAGAAACAATTCCGCTCATTATTGAACGGTGTATTAGTACAAGATAGAGACTTAAACATAGAAACGTCTTCAGATTTGAAGACTGTAACTGTAAAAACTCCAACTGAACAAGAAATTGAAGATATGCTGTTCGCTAATAAAATAGTGAAAAACAGTAAATCTAATTCTATTGTTCTGGCAAAAGGAAAACAATTATGTGCAAGTGGTGTCGGTCAGACATCTCGTGTTGATGCCTTGAAACAAGCAATCGAAAAAGCTGATGCTTTTGGATTTGATTTACAAGGTGCAGTGATGGCAAGTGATGCATTCTTCCCATTCCCTGATTGTGTTGAGATTGCACATAAAGCAGGTGTAACTTCTGTAATCCAGCCTGGAGGTTCTGTTAGAGATCAAGAATCTTTTGATTATTGTAATGAGAATGGTGTAGCAATGGTTACAACCGGAATCAGACACTTTAAACATTAA
- a CDS encoding DUF554 domain-containing protein, whose amino-acid sequence MIGTIVNTAAVVAGGTIGLLLKKNMPERVTSIYFQAVGLFTLAIGITMVVKMEDILIIVGSLAIGSLLGEWINVEKGAEQMSGALKKKFRIGSDKFSEGLITAFLLFCIGSMTVLGAIQEGTGGSSDLLFTKSLMDFFSAMLLASAFGLGVIAAAVPLFVFQGALTLLAMYAGSLFTPQIILGLTSVGGIMLMGLGINILEIKKLRIMNMLPALVVVVLMLWLFK is encoded by the coding sequence ATGATTGGAACTATCGTAAATACAGCTGCAGTTGTTGCAGGCGGAACTATTGGATTGTTACTGAAAAAAAACATGCCAGAGCGCGTTACGTCTATTTATTTTCAGGCAGTTGGATTGTTTACACTGGCTATAGGTATTACTATGGTAGTTAAGATGGAGGATATCTTGATAATAGTAGGAAGTTTAGCTATTGGTTCGTTGCTGGGTGAGTGGATAAACGTAGAAAAAGGTGCAGAACAGATGAGTGGGGCTCTGAAAAAGAAGTTTCGTATCGGAAGCGATAAATTTTCTGAAGGGCTTATAACTGCATTCTTATTATTTTGTATAGGATCGATGACTGTGTTGGGAGCTATTCAGGAGGGTACGGGAGGCTCTTCCGATTTATTGTTTACTAAGTCATTGATGGATTTCTTTTCGGCAATGTTACTTGCTTCAGCTTTTGGTCTTGGGGTTATTGCTGCAGCTGTTCCGTTATTTGTTTTTCAAGGTGCGTTAACTTTGTTGGCAATGTATGCCGGTTCTTTATTTACTCCGCAAATAATTCTTGGTTTAACAAGTGTTGGTGGAATTATGCTTATGGGGCTTGGAATAAATATATTAGAAATAAAAAAACTGCGCATAATGAATATGTTACCCGCCCTTGTCGTTGTTGTATTAATGCTTTGGCTATTTAAATAA
- a CDS encoding glycosyl hydrolase family 28 protein, with protein MNKKSIKSIIFLFAIFINTQVFSQEKFPDGTPIPDWFRKNEVVNINTLGKIYRITDYGVINDSTILQTEKIQAVIDRAQQEGGGVIVIPQGTFLSSSIFFKPKTHLYLEKNAVLKGSDDISNFPIIETRMEGQTLKYFPALVNADHVDDFTISGEGTLNGNGRRYWKSFWKRRAVNSKCTNMDELRPRLLYVSNSNDVQISGIHLINSPFWTTHFYRCNNVKMLNLYIFSPAEPVKAPSTDGIDIDACNNFLVKNCFISANDDGIALKGGKGTWADKDPTNGSNTNIIIEDCTYGFCHSALTCGSESIHDRNIILRRCTVDKANRLLWLKMRPDTPQKYEYILVENIKGNANSFLFIKPWSQFFDLKDRKDMPLSYSAYVTMRNINLECEVFFNVKESDKYKLTNFTFENLNIKAKDGKINQNAIKPFILKNVIVNNVKIKNN; from the coding sequence ATGAATAAAAAAAGCATCAAATCGATAATCTTTTTATTTGCTATTTTTATTAACACACAAGTATTCTCTCAAGAAAAGTTTCCCGATGGGACACCTATACCCGACTGGTTTAGAAAGAATGAGGTGGTTAATATTAATACCTTAGGAAAAATATACCGGATTACCGATTACGGAGTTATAAATGACAGCACAATCCTGCAAACAGAAAAAATACAAGCTGTTATCGATAGGGCTCAGCAAGAAGGTGGCGGCGTAATAGTAATCCCGCAAGGAACTTTCCTAAGCAGCTCTATCTTTTTCAAACCTAAAACGCATCTATATTTAGAAAAGAATGCCGTATTAAAAGGTAGCGATGACATAAGCAATTTCCCTATCATTGAAACACGCATGGAGGGACAGACACTGAAATATTTCCCGGCCTTGGTCAATGCCGATCATGTGGACGATTTCACAATCTCGGGCGAAGGAACACTCAACGGAAATGGTAGGCGTTATTGGAAATCTTTCTGGAAACGCCGTGCTGTTAACAGCAAATGTACCAACATGGACGAACTGCGTCCTCGACTACTTTACGTATCAAATAGCAACGATGTACAAATCTCGGGGATTCATCTTATTAATTCCCCCTTTTGGACGACACACTTTTACAGATGTAACAACGTGAAGATGCTTAATCTATATATATTTTCACCAGCAGAACCAGTCAAAGCACCTAGTACAGATGGTATAGACATAGATGCCTGCAACAATTTTCTGGTTAAGAATTGCTTTATCTCTGCAAACGACGATGGTATTGCACTTAAAGGAGGAAAAGGAACCTGGGCCGATAAGGACCCAACCAACGGAAGTAATACAAATATAATAATAGAAGATTGTACATACGGTTTCTGCCATAGCGCGCTCACCTGCGGCAGCGAATCCATACACGACCGGAATATAATCCTTCGCCGCTGCACAGTGGACAAAGCAAATCGCTTGTTATGGCTTAAGATGCGTCCCGATACTCCTCAAAAATATGAATATATCCTGGTGGAAAATATTAAAGGTAATGCCAATAGCTTCCTTTTCATAAAACCCTGGAGTCAATTCTTCGACCTAAAAGACAGAAAAGATATGCCTCTTTCCTATTCAGCCTATGTAACAATGCGGAATATCAACTTAGAATGCGAAGTTTTCTTTAACGTGAAAGAGTCTGATAAATACAAACTCACAAACTTCACATTTGAGAATCTAAATATAAAAGCGAAGGATGGCAAAATAAACCAGAATGCTATAAAACCATTTATCTTGAAGAACGTTATTGTAAACAACGTTAAGATTAAAAACAATTAA
- a CDS encoding START-like domain-containing protein: protein MKKEKIHIEYLLNASSRSILWNAISTPIGMEDWFADKVQMKDKTFTFCWGKSEVRKAELIGTRINSFVRFHWLDDEDEKSYFEFKMNFNELTSDYVLEITDFVDSEEKDDQFELWNSQIDTLKRACGM from the coding sequence ATGAAAAAAGAAAAGATTCATATAGAATATCTTTTAAACGCATCCTCACGAAGCATTCTATGGAATGCAATAAGCACCCCTATCGGCATGGAAGACTGGTTTGCCGATAAAGTTCAAATGAAAGATAAAACATTCACTTTCTGTTGGGGCAAATCAGAAGTCAGAAAAGCCGAATTGATTGGAACAAGAATTAATTCTTTCGTTAGATTCCATTGGTTGGATGATGAAGATGAAAAAAGCTATTTTGAGTTCAAAATGAACTTTAATGAATTAACTAGTGACTACGTACTGGAAATTACTGATTTTGTTGACTCAGAGGAGAAAGATGATCAGTTCGAACTGTGGAACTCTCAGATTGATACGCTTAAAAGAGCATGTGGAATGTAG